One genomic segment of Candidatus Methylomirabilota bacterium includes these proteins:
- a CDS encoding MFS transporter has product MTFPSGLRALNHRNFRRFFIGQAVSLVGTWMQSVAQSWLVLQLTDSAFKLGLIGTLQFAPVLAFAVLAGALADRLPKRRLILGTQTLLATQALALAALVWSGHVRFWHVGLLALVLGFANALDMPARQSFVADLVVKADMVSAVALNSAAFNAARIVGPAVAGLLIARVGVAPAFLLNGLSFLVVIGALLATNVEGRSRRAAPTTIFEEIREGLAYARHTPRIRFILSVLLVVSLCVFNFSVLVPLLARNVLHQGAAGFGFLMAAIGVGAVAGALTLGMLGRRPRLRVIVGAGALACAAFLGVAFVRDFGVALAVLFVVGFAAIITAAGCNTTLQVSAPDALRGRVMSLYILIFSGSFPVGAFLMGAISERWGVSTAFFVGGATGLLGLAVITISSRSRR; this is encoded by the coding sequence ATGACCTTTCCGAGCGGCCTTCGCGCCCTGAACCATCGAAACTTCCGCCGCTTCTTCATCGGTCAGGCGGTCTCGCTCGTCGGCACCTGGATGCAGTCGGTCGCCCAGTCGTGGCTCGTCCTCCAGCTCACCGACTCGGCCTTCAAGCTCGGCCTGATCGGCACCCTCCAGTTCGCGCCCGTCCTGGCGTTCGCCGTCCTGGCGGGCGCCCTCGCCGATCGGCTGCCCAAGCGCCGCCTGATCCTCGGCACCCAGACCCTCCTCGCCACTCAGGCGCTCGCCCTGGCGGCGCTGGTGTGGTCGGGCCACGTCCGGTTCTGGCATGTGGGCCTGCTGGCCCTGGTGCTCGGCTTCGCCAACGCGCTCGACATGCCGGCCCGCCAGTCCTTCGTGGCGGACCTCGTGGTCAAGGCGGACATGGTCAGCGCGGTCGCGCTGAACTCCGCCGCGTTCAATGCCGCCCGCATCGTGGGGCCCGCGGTCGCCGGCCTGCTGATCGCCCGGGTGGGCGTGGCCCCGGCTTTCTTGTTGAACGGTCTCAGCTTCCTCGTCGTCATTGGCGCGCTGCTCGCCACCAATGTCGAGGGACGTTCCCGCCGCGCCGCGCCGACGACGATCTTCGAGGAGATCCGCGAAGGGCTCGCCTACGCGCGCCATACTCCGCGCATCCGGTTCATCCTCAGCGTGCTGCTGGTGGTGAGCCTGTGCGTCTTCAACTTCAGCGTCCTGGTTCCCTTGCTGGCCCGGAACGTCCTCCACCAGGGCGCGGCGGGCTTCGGCTTTCTCATGGCCGCCATCGGGGTGGGGGCCGTGGCCGGGGCGCTGACGCTGGGGATGCTCGGCCGCCGCCCGCGCCTGCGCGTCATCGTCGGGGCCGGCGCGCTGGCCTGCGCGGCCTTTCTGGGCGTGGCCTTCGTCCGCGACTTCGGGGTCGCTCTGGCCGTCCTCTTCGTGGTCGGCTTCGCCGCGATCATCACGGCGGCCGGCTGCAACACGACGCTTCAGGTGAGCGCGCCCGACGCCCTCCGCGGCCGCGTCATGAGCCTCTACATACTGATCTTCAGCGGCTCGTTCCCCGTCGGGGCCTTCCTGATGGGGGCGATCTCCGAGCGCTGGGGCGTCAGCACGGCTTTCTTCGTCGGCGGCGCCACCGGGCTGCTGGGCCTCGCCGTCATCACGATCAGCTCGCGTTCGCGGCGCTGA